A single genomic interval of Lucilia cuprina isolate Lc7/37 chromosome 2, ASM2204524v1, whole genome shotgun sequence harbors:
- the LOC124421417 gene encoding uncharacterized protein LOC124421417 has product MTRLEMYFLLWAAYLASLAFMYVDLYRSYKHNILKKYLFYLLTNGTLILRVIGVFWFMVILHACVYFFIIYVIIYSYTNTPESKSMKIMFVYIPLIVQIALAFILFFLRMIGRSQDKGFYAGVHAHLGILVVIVNFWNLCHIEKENAMA; this is encoded by the exons ATGACTAGACTCGAGATGTATTTCCTGTTATGGGCTGCTTATCTTGCCTCCCTGGCTTTCATGTATGTTGATCTTTATCGTTCGTATAAACACAATATTCTGAAGAAATATTTGTTCTATTTGCTGACCAATGGCACACTCATCTTACGTGTAATTGGTGTCTTCTGGTTCATGGTCATTTTACATGcctgtgtttattttttcatcatatATGTCATTATCTATTCCTATACGAACACTCCAGAATCGAAAAGTATGAAAATAATGTTCGTATATATACCATTGATCGTGCAAATTGCTCTTgcgttcattttgtttttcctaCGAATGATTGGAAGATCTCAGGATAAGGGCTTTTATGCTGGTGTTCATGCTCATTTGGGTATTTTGGTTGTGATCGTAAACTTTTGGAATTTGTGCCACATCGAAAAAGAAAATGCCAT GGCTTAA
- the LOC111689389 gene encoding transcription factor MafB, with protein MKMEDPNLADQYVQEFVLEHLEDGTSAVGVKREDHSPVAATAAKITWTTEPSAVAAEEDETAVEPLIKMRAFPPNWSHMDERRLQPLSPPPEIYTHGPMAGQAILVNTSVPGGVPSTPPETPPVIGSPTGSTCTQVYSGVPSSHYATHHRPPPPSAGLTQEMMWLPNSMRSDPQPLDLRPLAGPSQDEEWERHREYMQSVAAANHHNHLIQTHHHHHFQTIEHLTPINMHSSPYHNGIITNGQVNNTSSIIHTNPNHVSNHVNNRPHSVSSTRSSTNSPRTCSGQYSTSSNLGLDDCIDDDLLTTLTVRELNKRLHGCPREEVVRLKQKRRTLKNRGYAQNCRSKRLLQRHELEKTNRQLNQDLHRLKLEYTRVCQERDQLKQRLRGSSAASSQNGPVTGTSSSVITLNGGAAGAGGGGPAHQLNTENQSSPEFYL; from the coding sequence ATGAAAATGGAGGATCCGAACCTCGCTGATCAGTATGTACAGGAATTTGTACTGGAACATTTGGAGGATGGTACCTCGGCCGTTGGTGTTAAACGTGAAGATCATAGTCCTGTAGCGGCGACGGCGGCCAAAATAACCTGGACCACCGAACCCTCAGCTGTGGCCGCGGAAGAAGACGAAACGGCGGTCGAGCCTTTGATAAAAATGAGAGCTTTCCCGCCCAACTGGTCGCATATGGACGAAAGAAGACTGCAGCCATTATCGCCGCCACCAGAAATCTACACTCATGGTCCCATGGCGGGACAGGCGATATTGGTGAATACCTCTGTACCGGGCGGAGTACCTTCTACACCACCTGAAACTCCCCCTGTTATAGGCTCACCCACAGGCAGTACTTGTACCCAGGTATACTCTGGAGTTCCTAGTTCCCATTATGCCACACACCATCGGCCACCACCACCCAGTGCCGGTTTGACTCAGGAAATGATGTGGCTGCCGAATTCTATGAGATCAGATCCCCAACCTCTAGACTTAAGACCTTTGGCGGGTCCCTCACAAGACGAGGAATGGGAAAGGCACCGGGAATACATGCAATCGGTGGCGGCGGCTAATCATCATAATCATCTTATACAAacacaccatcatcatcatttccAGACAATAGAACATTTGACGCCCATCAATATGCACTCCTCGCCCTATCACAATGGCATCATAACCAACGGTCAGGTCAATAATACCTCCTCCATTATACACACCAATCCCAATCATGTCAGTAATCATGTCAACAATCGGCCACACTCGGTCAGTTCAACAAGATCTTCCACCAATTCCCCGCGCACCTGTTCAGGTCAATATTCCACCTCAAGTAATTTGGGTTTAGACGACTGCATAGATGATGATCTCTTGACTACACTAACGGTTAGAGAATTGAATAAACGTTTGCATGGTTGTCCACGTGAAGAGGTGGTTCGACTGAAACAAAAACGTAGAACACTTAAAAATCGAGGTTATGCCCAGAATTGCCGCTCAAAAAGACTGCTACAACGCCATGAATTGGAAAAAACCAATCGTCAATTGAATCAAGATCTGCATCGTTTAAAATTGGAATACACACGGGTTTGCCAAGAGCGTGATCAATTGAAGCAGCGTTTACGTGGTAGCAGTGCTGCCTCTTCCCAAAATGGTCCCGTAACGGGGACATCCTCAAGTGTTATTACCCTAAATGGTGGTGCTGCTGGAGCCGGAGGTGGTGGTCCTGCTCATCAATTGAATACAGAAAATCAAAGTTCACCGGAGTTTTATCTCTGA